A single Chanos chanos chromosome 8, fChaCha1.1, whole genome shotgun sequence DNA region contains:
- the fhl3a gene encoding four and a half LIM domains protein 3, translating to MSERFDCENCKESLYGRKYIQAEDHPYCIPCYDSLFANTCDECKELIGHDSRELFYEDRHYHEHCFRCFRCDRSLADEPFTSQDDALLCNDCYCNEFSSKCVACDKTVMPGTRKLEYGGSTWHEGCFVCSSCEQPIGSKSFIPVKDEHYCVTCYEDKFAPRCTRCKQVLSKGGVTYRDEPWHKECFVCTGCKIPLAGQHFTSREDSPYCLKCFGNLYAKKCEACSKPITGFGGGKYISFEERQWHQPCFTCSRCSVSLVGAGFFPDRDEILCRDCNSNL from the exons atgagtGAGCGGTTTGACTGTGAGAACTGTAAGGAGTCCCTGTATGGGAGAAAATACATTCAGGCGGAGGATCACCCATACTGCATCCCCTGCTATGACAGCCTGTTTGCCAACACCTGCGACGAATGCAAGGAGCTCATTGGCCATGACTCCAGG GAGCTGTTTTACGAGGACCGGCACTATCACGAGCACTGTTTCCGTTGTTTCCGCTGTGATCGTTCTCTAGCCGACGAGCCTTTCACCAGTCAGGACGACGCCCTGCTATGCAATGACTGCTACTGCAACGAGTTCTCTTCCAAGTGCGTGGCCTGCGACAAGACTGTCATGCCTG gaaCCAGAAAGTTGGAGTACGGTGGCTCCACATGGCATGAGGGCTGTTTTGTCTGCAGCAGCTGCGAGCAACCCATTGGTTCCAAATCCTTCATACCAGTTAAAGATGAGCACTACTGTGTGACCTGCTACGAGGATAAGTTCGCCCCTCGCTGCACCCGATGCAAACAG GTTCTGTCTAAAGGAGGTGTCACCTATCGCGATGAGCCTTGGCATAAGGAGTGCTTTGTATGCACGGGCTGTAAGATTCCACTAGCTGGCCAGCATTTCACTTCACGTGAAGACAGTCCTTACTGCCTCAAGTGCTTCGGCAATCTCTACGCCAAGAAATGTGAGGCCTGCAGCAAACCCATCACAG GTTTCGGAGGAGGAAAGTATATCTCGTTTGAGGAGCGACAGTGGCATCAGCCCTGTTTCACCTGTTCCCGGTGCTCGGTCTCTCTGGTGGGGGCCGGCTTTTTCCCTGACAGGGATGAGATCCTGTGTCGTGACTGCAACAGCAACTTatag